The Virgibacillus dokdonensis genome includes a window with the following:
- a CDS encoding YrrS family protein produces the protein MGDFDRVSRVDKFEKRRKNTKSISIFLIIGAVLVLILLGTWMFGGGDESSEENKDTSNEQAEAEDNGTEDNKEGDNNDQFTRVEDDEDNTQSSDNEKDEQDNIKEEEQAEDNSSVETEQVESSDDNVVKAFTGDWKPIGTEQKGTHTTNYNEGSQDRKEIKTAVTQVTGLDKNSMVTHWVGNGGSPEKVEATVSAEDNTQIYRVYLIWVEEKGWKPTKVEQLKSVIINR, from the coding sequence ATGGGTGATTTTGATAGAGTTTCCCGTGTAGATAAATTTGAAAAACGAAGAAAAAATACTAAATCTATATCAATTTTTCTTATTATAGGTGCTGTTTTAGTCCTCATTCTGTTGGGAACTTGGATGTTTGGCGGTGGCGATGAATCCTCAGAAGAGAATAAAGATACTTCCAATGAACAGGCAGAAGCAGAAGATAACGGTACAGAAGATAATAAGGAAGGAGATAACAACGATCAATTTACTAGAGTAGAAGATGATGAGGACAACACTCAGTCTTCTGATAATGAAAAAGATGAACAAGATAATATAAAAGAGGAAGAACAAGCTGAAGATAATAGTTCAGTGGAAACAGAACAAGTTGAATCGTCAGATGATAATGTCGTGAAAGCTTTTACAGGTGATTGGAAGCCAATTGGAACAGAACAAAAAGGAACGCATACAACAAACTATAATGAAGGTTCTCAAGATAGAAAAGAAATCAAGACTGCTGTTACGCAGGTAACGGGTTTAGATAAAAATAGCATGGTTACACATTGGGTAGGAAATGGTGGAAGTCCGGAAAAAGTAGAAGCAACAGTTTCTGCAGAAGATAATACACAGATTTACCGTGTGTATTTAATTTGGGTAGAAGAAAAAGGCTGGAAACCAACAAAGGTAGAACAATTAAAAAGTGTAATTATTAACAGATAG